One segment of Bradyrhizobium sp. WD16 DNA contains the following:
- a CDS encoding ABC transporter ATP-binding protein translates to MTAPMLAIRGLIAAYGKIVALKGVDLEVRRGEIVALIGANGAGKSTLMMSVFGRPRARSGRIAFDGQDITQLPTHHLARLRVAQSPEGRRIFPRMTVAENLRMGADAAEASETERAADLERVLTLFPRLKERLAQRGGTLSGGEQQMLAIGRALMMRPRLLMLDEPSLGLAPLITRQIFDAIRTLNRQDGLTVLIVEQNANHALRLAHRGYVMVNGLITLTGTGAELLQRPEIRAAYLEGGRHAT, encoded by the coding sequence GTGACCGCGCCCATGCTCGCGATCCGTGGCCTGATCGCCGCCTATGGCAAGATCGTCGCGCTCAAGGGGGTCGACCTCGAGGTCCGACGCGGCGAGATCGTGGCGCTGATCGGGGCCAACGGCGCCGGCAAGTCGACGCTGATGATGTCGGTCTTCGGCCGGCCACGAGCCCGAAGTGGCCGCATCGCATTCGACGGCCAGGACATCACCCAGCTACCGACCCATCATCTGGCGCGGCTGCGCGTCGCCCAGTCACCGGAAGGCCGCCGCATCTTTCCGCGTATGACGGTGGCCGAAAATCTGCGCATGGGGGCGGACGCGGCCGAAGCCAGCGAGACGGAGCGCGCCGCCGATCTCGAGCGGGTGCTGACGCTGTTTCCGCGGCTCAAGGAGCGACTTGCCCAGCGCGGCGGCACATTATCCGGCGGCGAGCAGCAGATGCTGGCCATCGGCCGCGCGCTGATGATGCGGCCCCGGCTGTTGATGCTGGACGAGCCTTCGCTCGGCCTCGCGCCGCTGATCACCCGTCAGATCTTCGACGCGATCCGCACGCTCAACCGACAGGACGGCTTGACCGTCCTGATCGTCGAGCAGAACGCCAATCATGCGCTGCGGCTCGCCCATCGCGGCTATGTCATGGTCAACGGTCTGATCACCCTGACCGGGACCGGCGCGGAGCTGCTCCAGCGGCCGGAGATCCGCGCCGCCTATCTCGAAGGCGGGAGGCACGCCACATGA
- a CDS encoding branched-chain amino acid ABC transporter permease LivH (LivHMGF is the membrane component of the LIV-I/LS branched-chain amino acid transporter) has product MDYFAQQLINGIALGSIYGLIAIGYTMVYGIVGMINFAHGDIFMIGGFIALISFLVLVSIGISAVPVVLLLVLVVAMATTALYGWTIERIAYRPLRHSFRLAPMLSAIGMSFVLSNFAQVSQGARIKSIAPIITGGYTLFERDGFAVQLSNIQIFIVVTTLALLGLFSWLVAKTRLGRDMRACEQDQTMAALLGVDVDRTISMTFVIGAALAAVAGLMYLLYYGVVDFFMGFVAGIKAFTAAVLGGIGSLPGAMLGGLAIGLIETFWAAYFSSQYKDVAAFSILIVVLIFLPTGLLGRPEVEKV; this is encoded by the coding sequence ATGGATTATTTCGCCCAGCAGCTCATCAACGGCATCGCGCTCGGCTCGATCTACGGCCTGATCGCGATCGGCTACACGATGGTCTACGGCATCGTCGGGATGATCAATTTCGCCCATGGCGACATCTTCATGATCGGCGGCTTCATCGCCCTGATCTCGTTCCTGGTGCTGGTGTCGATCGGGATCAGCGCGGTACCTGTTGTCCTGCTCCTGGTCCTGGTGGTCGCCATGGCCACCACCGCGCTCTACGGCTGGACGATCGAGCGCATCGCCTATCGACCGCTGCGCCACTCCTTCCGCCTCGCGCCGATGCTCTCCGCGATCGGCATGTCCTTCGTCCTGTCGAATTTCGCCCAGGTGTCCCAGGGCGCGCGGATCAAATCGATCGCGCCGATCATTACGGGCGGCTACACGCTGTTCGAGCGTGATGGCTTCGCCGTGCAGCTCTCCAATATCCAGATCTTCATCGTCGTGACGACACTGGCGCTGCTCGGGCTGTTCTCCTGGCTGGTGGCGAAGACGCGCCTCGGCCGCGACATGCGCGCTTGCGAGCAGGACCAGACCATGGCCGCGCTACTCGGCGTCGACGTCGACCGCACGATCTCCATGACCTTCGTCATCGGCGCCGCGCTCGCCGCGGTCGCCGGTCTGATGTACCTGCTCTATTACGGAGTGGTTGATTTCTTCATGGGCTTCGTCGCCGGCATCAAGGCCTTCACCGCCGCCGTCCTCGGCGGCATTGGCTCGCTGCCCGGCGCCATGCTGGGCGGCCTCGCCATCGGACTGATCGAGACCTTCTGGGCCGCCTATTTCTCCTCCCAATACAAGGACGTCGCCGCCTTCTCGATCCTGATCGTCGTCCTCATCTTCCTTCCGACCGGCCTCCTCGGCCGGCCGGAAGTCGAAAAGGTCTGA
- a CDS encoding XdhC family protein produces MKLELLAALNAERAARRPVVVVTDVDRGDQRLVKAAEFASDALHEELDRHLRMGKSGMIDVAGRQLFLTVHAPVARLVITGAVHISQALAPLATSLDYDVTVVDPRTAFASPERFEGIKVIAAWPDEALPPLGIDRYTAFVALTHDPKIDDPALLHALSRDCFYIGALGSRKTHAKRLDRLKGQGATDAQLGRIHAPIGLPIGAVSPAEIAVAIMAQITAELRLPRRAAVSENAA; encoded by the coding sequence GTGAAACTCGAACTCCTCGCCGCCTTGAATGCCGAGCGTGCCGCGCGTCGGCCGGTTGTGGTCGTCACCGACGTCGATCGTGGCGATCAGCGCCTCGTCAAGGCGGCAGAATTCGCATCCGATGCGCTGCACGAGGAACTCGACAGGCATCTGCGCATGGGCAAGAGCGGCATGATCGATGTCGCCGGCCGTCAGCTGTTTCTGACCGTGCATGCGCCGGTGGCCCGTCTCGTCATCACCGGAGCGGTGCATATCAGTCAGGCGCTGGCGCCGCTCGCCACCAGCCTCGACTACGACGTCACCGTTGTCGATCCCCGCACCGCCTTTGCCTCGCCGGAGCGCTTCGAGGGCATCAAGGTGATCGCGGCCTGGCCCGACGAGGCGCTGCCTCCGCTCGGCATCGACCGCTACACCGCCTTCGTGGCGCTGACCCACGATCCCAAGATCGACGATCCGGCGCTGCTGCACGCGCTGTCGCGCGACTGCTTCTATATCGGCGCGCTCGGTTCGCGGAAAACCCATGCCAAGCGGCTGGATCGCCTCAAGGGCCAGGGCGCAACCGACGCCCAGCTCGGCCGCATCCATGCCCCGATCGGATTGCCGATCGGGGCGGTCTCGCCTGCCGAGATCGCAGTGGCGATCATGGCCCAGATTACCGCCGAATTGCGGCTGCCGAGGCGCGCGGCCGTCAGCGAGAATGCCGCATGA
- a CDS encoding MoxR family ATPase: MNVPTALPTSVDATLELLTRQGYLAERSLATVTYLSLRMGRPLFLEGEAGVGKTEIAKALSTALGRSLIRLQCYEGLDVSSAVYEWNSAAQMIAIRLAEATGENDRERLSHDIFAEQYLIKRPLLRALEPDPAGPPVLLIDELDRADEAFEAYLLEILSDFQVTIPEFGTVRAVAPPIVILTSNRTREIHDALKRRCLYHWVDYPSAERELTIVKSRVPGISARLSEQVVTFVQALRDQDLFKVPGVAETIDWATALTQLDAKSLTPQVVGDTLGALLKYQDDIGRMQGETLDRAVRQAVTGPAA, encoded by the coding sequence ATGAACGTACCCACGGCTTTGCCGACATCGGTCGATGCGACGCTGGAGCTTCTGACCCGGCAGGGTTATCTCGCCGAACGCTCGCTCGCCACCGTCACCTATCTGTCCTTGCGCATGGGCCGGCCGCTGTTTCTCGAGGGCGAGGCCGGCGTTGGCAAGACCGAAATCGCCAAGGCCTTGTCGACAGCGCTCGGGCGCAGCCTGATCCGCCTGCAATGCTATGAGGGACTCGACGTCTCGTCGGCTGTCTACGAGTGGAACAGCGCGGCGCAGATGATCGCGATCCGGCTCGCCGAGGCTACCGGCGAAAATGATCGCGAGCGGCTCTCCCACGACATCTTCGCCGAGCAATATCTGATCAAGCGGCCGCTGCTGCGGGCGCTGGAGCCCGATCCGGCGGGCCCTCCGGTGCTGCTGATCGACGAGCTCGACCGCGCCGACGAGGCTTTCGAAGCCTACCTGCTCGAGATACTCAGCGACTTCCAGGTCACGATCCCGGAATTCGGCACGGTGCGCGCCGTCGCTCCGCCGATCGTCATTCTGACCTCGAACCGTACCCGCGAGATCCATGACGCGCTGAAGCGCCGGTGCCTCTATCACTGGGTGGACTACCCCTCCGCCGAGCGCGAGCTCACGATCGTCAAGTCGCGCGTGCCGGGGATCTCGGCCAGGCTGTCGGAGCAGGTGGTGACGTTCGTCCAGGCGTTGCGCGACCAGGACCTGTTCAAGGTGCCCGGGGTCGCCGAGACCATCGACTGGGCGACGGCGCTCACACAGCTGGACGCCAAGAGCCTGACGCCGCAGGTGGTGGGCGACACCCTGGGGGCTTTGTTGAAGTATCAGGATGATATCGGCCGGATGCAGGGCGAGACGCTGGACAGGGCAGTGCGCCAGGCAGTGACCGGGCCGGCGGCCTGA
- the pcaD gene encoding 3-oxoadipate enol-lactonase, whose protein sequence is MPMVDADGCRINVSVEGRDGGPTLMLSNSLGSTLQMWEPQMPALTKLFRVIRYDRRGHGRSDIGARPYTMERFGRDVIAVLDDLNIEKVHWCGLSMGGMVGQWLGAHAPDRIDKLILANTTCHYPDPSNWDARIKTVREGGLATIADTVMNAWFTADFRERAPDVVAKIRAMLLATPLDGYLACCESLRTLDQRDLLPRIGKETLVIAGRHDPSTTLAAGEFIRSRIPRANLTILDAAHLSNVEQPHAFTEAVVGFLTQR, encoded by the coding sequence ATGCCCATGGTCGACGCCGACGGCTGCCGGATCAACGTATCGGTCGAGGGCCGCGACGGCGGCCCCACCCTGATGCTGTCGAATTCGCTCGGCAGCACGCTGCAGATGTGGGAGCCGCAGATGCCGGCGCTCACGAAACTGTTCCGAGTGATTCGTTACGATCGTCGTGGCCACGGCCGATCGGATATCGGCGCGCGGCCCTACACCATGGAGCGCTTCGGCCGCGACGTCATCGCCGTTCTCGACGACCTCAACATCGAAAAGGTGCACTGGTGCGGACTGTCCATGGGCGGCATGGTCGGCCAGTGGCTCGGCGCCCACGCGCCGGATCGCATCGACAAGCTGATCCTCGCCAACACCACCTGCCATTATCCGGACCCGAGCAATTGGGACGCCCGGATCAAGACGGTGCGCGAGGGCGGCCTCGCCACGATTGCCGATACGGTGATGAACGCCTGGTTCACCGCGGACTTCCGCGAGCGCGCACCTGATGTCGTGGCAAAGATCCGCGCCATGCTGCTGGCGACGCCGCTGGACGGCTATCTCGCCTGCTGCGAAAGCCTGCGCACACTCGACCAGCGCGACCTGCTGCCGCGTATCGGCAAGGAGACGCTGGTGATCGCCGGGCGACACGACCCATCGACGACGCTGGCCGCCGGCGAGTTCATCCGCAGCCGGATCCCCCGCGCCAACCTCACCATCCTCGATGCGGCGCACCTGTCCAATGTCGAGCAGCCCCACGCCTTTACCGAGGCCGTGGTCGGCTTCCTCACCCAGCGCTGA
- a CDS encoding xanthine dehydrogenase family protein subunit M, translating to MYEFKFHRPTTVRQAANLLAKNEDAKLVAGGHTLIPVMKQRLASPPHLVDLSKVDNLAGIELKGRALVIGAMTTHAEVANSATVREAIPALAELAGMIGDPAVRHRGTIGGSLANNDPTADYPAAVLALGATVVTNKRKLKPEDYFQGLFTTALEADEIITKVSFPLAKKAAYVKFRNQASRYALVGVFVARRPSDVRVAVTGAGSEGVFRVTAFEDVLKKRFSPKVLDGLVVPAEGLNSDIHGSAEYRAHLIGVLTRRAVEAANAR from the coding sequence ATGTATGAATTCAAATTCCATCGTCCCACGACCGTGCGCCAGGCCGCCAATCTTCTGGCCAAGAACGAAGATGCCAAACTGGTTGCCGGCGGCCATACTCTGATCCCGGTGATGAAGCAGCGGCTGGCGAGCCCGCCGCATCTCGTCGACCTCTCCAAAGTCGACAATCTCGCCGGCATCGAACTGAAGGGGCGGGCGCTGGTAATTGGCGCGATGACCACCCATGCCGAGGTCGCCAATTCGGCGACGGTGCGCGAAGCGATACCGGCATTGGCCGAGCTCGCGGGGATGATCGGCGATCCAGCGGTGCGTCACCGCGGCACCATCGGCGGCTCGCTCGCCAATAACGATCCGACCGCCGACTATCCGGCGGCGGTGCTGGCGCTAGGCGCCACGGTCGTCACCAACAAGCGCAAGCTGAAGCCCGAGGACTACTTCCAGGGCCTGTTCACCACTGCGCTGGAGGCCGACGAGATCATCACCAAGGTGTCCTTCCCGCTGGCGAAGAAGGCTGCCTATGTCAAGTTCCGCAACCAGGCGTCCCGCTATGCGCTGGTCGGCGTGTTCGTGGCGCGGCGTCCGTCGGACGTCAGGGTGGCCGTGACCGGCGCCGGCAGTGAGGGCGTCTTCCGCGTCACCGCGTTCGAGGACGTGCTCAAGAAACGCTTCTCGCCGAAGGTGCTGGACGGTCTGGTGGTCCCGGCCGAAGGGCTCAACAGCGATATCCATGGCAGCGCCGAATATCGTGCCCATCTCATCGGTGTGCTGACCCGTCGTGCCGTCGAGGCCGCCAACGCCCGTTGA
- a CDS encoding DUF6867 family protein, which produces MTDLPVDVVLRVIVLTLVFGCGAAWLAGRAIALTWRPAAMVVGAALLIGVAVRFLHFALFEEPLLAVPAFVAETGVILAMALLAWRRTRARQMVRQYYWLYEPRGLLGWRLRQDALSSRDAASTPPAT; this is translated from the coding sequence ATGACCGACCTGCCCGTTGACGTCGTGCTGCGCGTCATCGTGCTCACGCTCGTGTTCGGCTGCGGCGCCGCCTGGCTTGCCGGCCGCGCCATCGCACTGACCTGGCGACCGGCGGCCATGGTGGTGGGCGCGGCGCTGCTGATAGGCGTCGCAGTGAGGTTCCTGCATTTCGCCCTGTTCGAAGAACCGCTTCTCGCGGTGCCGGCTTTTGTCGCCGAAACCGGCGTCATCCTGGCGATGGCACTGCTCGCGTGGCGGCGAACGCGGGCGCGGCAGATGGTTCGGCAGTATTACTGGCTGTACGAGCCCCGCGGATTGCTCGGCTGGCGATTGCGACAGGATGCCTTATCGTCGCGGGATGCCGCCTCGACGCCGCCCGCGACTTGA
- a CDS encoding ABC transporter ATP-binding protein: MSGADILQVSHLSMRFGGILAVNDLSFTATSGEITALIGPNGAGKTTVFNCITGFYKPTTGMIRLIHGDGGEFLLERLFDFRIAKLARVARTFQNIRLFPGMTLLENLMVAQHNPLMRASGLTFLGLFGVPSYRAAERAAIELARHWLDRVGLIERADEAAGNLAYGDQRRLEIARAMCTDPVLLCLDEPAAGLNAREGEALSELLLAIRKEHGTSVLLIEHDMGVVMQISDHIVVLDHGIKIADGTPRQVCDDPKVIAAYLGADEDAAIEVMEASS; this comes from the coding sequence ATGAGCGGCGCCGATATCCTGCAGGTCAGTCACCTGTCGATGCGCTTCGGCGGCATTCTCGCCGTCAACGATCTCTCCTTCACGGCGACGAGCGGCGAGATCACCGCCTTGATCGGCCCGAACGGCGCCGGCAAGACCACGGTGTTCAACTGCATCACCGGCTTCTACAAGCCGACCACGGGCATGATCCGGCTGATCCATGGTGACGGCGGCGAATTCCTGCTGGAGCGGCTGTTCGATTTCCGCATCGCCAAGCTCGCCCGCGTCGCCCGCACCTTCCAGAACATCCGCCTGTTCCCGGGCATGACGCTTCTGGAAAACCTCATGGTCGCGCAGCACAATCCCCTGATGCGCGCGTCGGGTCTGACTTTCCTCGGCCTGTTCGGCGTCCCGTCCTATCGCGCCGCCGAGCGCGCCGCCATCGAGCTGGCCCGCCACTGGCTCGATCGCGTGGGCCTGATTGAACGGGCCGATGAAGCCGCCGGCAATCTCGCCTATGGCGATCAGCGCCGCCTCGAAATTGCTCGCGCCATGTGCACGGATCCGGTGCTGCTCTGTCTCGACGAGCCGGCCGCCGGCCTCAACGCCCGCGAAGGCGAAGCGCTCAGCGAGCTGCTGCTCGCCATCCGCAAGGAGCACGGCACGTCGGTGCTGCTGATCGAGCACGACATGGGCGTCGTGATGCAGATCTCCGACCACATCGTCGTCCTCGATCACGGCATCAAGATCGCCGACGGCACGCCGCGACAGGTATGCGATGACCCCAAGGTCATCGCCGCCTATCTCGGCGCCGACGAGGATGCCGCGATCGAGGTGATGGAGGCCTCATCGTGA
- a CDS encoding VWA domain-containing protein, whose product MSASETAPGGGLIADNIVGFARALRAAGIPVGPGAVIDAVAALRLIDIGNRADVFATLQAIFVTRREHMLVFAQAFALFFRVDQGWQHLLDSVPLPDEAKKPPPPASRRVQEAMMAAESREAKEQVEQDVRLSVSDQEILQKKDFAQMSAAEIAEASRAIAAMKLPQAELRTRRFRPEAKGERLDLRRTLRGSLRTGGDIVALHRLGRIDKPAPIVALLDISGSMSDYTRLFLQFLHAVADARKRVSVFLFGTRLTNVTRALRARDPDEALVSCTAAVEDWSGGTRIATSLHLFNKLWGRRVLSQGAIVLLISDGLERDVDDRLTFEMDRLHRSCRRLIWLNPLLRFEGFQAKAQGIKMMLPHVDEFRPVHNLESMQGLVSALTDMPEKGHRAGPRAAA is encoded by the coding sequence ATGTCCGCGAGCGAAACGGCGCCGGGCGGCGGGCTGATTGCCGACAACATCGTGGGCTTCGCCCGCGCGCTGCGTGCGGCCGGAATTCCGGTCGGTCCCGGCGCGGTGATCGACGCCGTGGCGGCGCTGCGGCTTATTGACATCGGCAACCGCGCCGACGTCTTCGCCACCCTTCAGGCAATTTTCGTCACCCGCCGCGAGCACATGCTGGTGTTTGCCCAGGCCTTCGCGCTGTTCTTTCGCGTCGACCAGGGTTGGCAGCACCTGCTGGATTCGGTGCCGCTGCCCGACGAGGCGAAGAAGCCGCCGCCGCCGGCTTCACGTCGCGTGCAAGAGGCGATGATGGCGGCCGAATCGCGTGAAGCCAAGGAGCAGGTCGAGCAGGATGTCCGCCTGTCGGTGTCGGACCAGGAGATCCTGCAGAAGAAGGACTTCGCCCAGATGAGTGCGGCGGAGATCGCCGAGGCGAGTCGCGCCATTGCCGCCATGAAGCTGCCCCAGGCGGAATTGCGCACCCGTCGCTTCCGGCCCGAGGCCAAGGGCGAGCGCCTCGACCTGCGGCGTACCTTGCGCGGCAGCCTGCGAACGGGCGGAGACATCGTCGCGCTGCATCGGCTCGGTCGCATCGACAAGCCAGCGCCGATTGTGGCCTTGCTCGATATCTCAGGTTCGATGAGCGACTATACCCGGCTGTTCCTTCAGTTCCTCCACGCCGTCGCCGACGCCCGCAAGCGCGTCTCGGTCTTCCTGTTCGGTACCCGCCTGACCAATGTGACCCGGGCGCTGCGGGCGCGCGACCCCGATGAGGCGCTGGTGTCGTGTACGGCGGCAGTGGAGGATTGGTCCGGCGGCACTCGGATCGCCACCTCGCTGCACCTGTTCAACAAGCTGTGGGGGCGGCGGGTGCTGTCCCAGGGCGCCATCGTGCTCCTGATCTCCGACGGGCTGGAACGCGACGTCGACGACCGCCTGACCTTCGAGATGGACCGGCTGCACCGATCCTGCCGTCGCCTCATCTGGCTCAATCCACTGCTGCGTTTCGAGGGCTTCCAGGCCAAGGCACAAGGGATCAAAATGATGCTGCCCCATGTTGACGAATTCCGCCCTGTGCACAATCTAGAATCCATGCAGGGGCTGGTGTCCGCGCTCACCGACATGCCCGAAAAGGGGCATCGCGCCGGTCCGCGGGCGGCAGCGTGA
- a CDS encoding XdhC family protein → MLSRDDDILKTAEAWRRAGHGVALATVMETWGSAPRPTGSHLVINDDGTFLGSVSGGCVEGAVVTEALDVIEAGKPRMLEFGVADETAWNVGLSCGGRIRVFVEKIA, encoded by the coding sequence ATGCTGAGCCGCGACGACGACATCCTCAAGACCGCCGAAGCTTGGCGCCGCGCCGGCCACGGCGTCGCGCTCGCCACCGTCATGGAAACCTGGGGATCGGCGCCGCGTCCGACCGGCTCGCATCTCGTCATCAACGATGACGGCACCTTCCTCGGCTCGGTGTCGGGCGGTTGCGTCGAAGGCGCCGTGGTGACCGAGGCGCTCGACGTCATCGAGGCCGGCAAGCCGCGCATGCTGGAGTTCGGCGTTGCTGACGAGACCGCCTGGAACGTCGGGCTGTCCTGCGGCGGCCGCATCCGCGTCTTCGTCGAAAAGATCGCCTGA
- a CDS encoding carbon monoxide dehydrogenase subunit G: MAMTMNGEVQLPASRDVVWSKLNDPEVLKACIPGCEELEKTSDNEFRATAKMKVGPVSARFKGRVTLSDFDPPNGYKISGEGEGGVAGFAKGGASVHLADKDGGTLLTYDVEAQIGGKLAQLGQRLINGSAKKLADEFFAKFAEAVKAQA; encoded by the coding sequence ATGGCGATGACGATGAACGGGGAAGTTCAGCTTCCTGCCTCGCGGGACGTGGTCTGGAGCAAGCTCAACGACCCCGAAGTGCTCAAGGCATGTATCCCCGGTTGCGAGGAGCTTGAGAAGACGTCGGATAACGAATTCCGCGCCACCGCCAAGATGAAGGTCGGTCCGGTTTCGGCGCGCTTTAAGGGCAGGGTCACGTTGAGCGATTTCGATCCGCCCAACGGCTACAAGATTTCCGGCGAAGGCGAGGGTGGTGTCGCTGGCTTTGCCAAGGGCGGCGCCTCGGTGCACCTCGCCGACAAGGACGGCGGCACGCTGCTGACCTATGACGTCGAGGCCCAGATCGGCGGCAAGCTCGCCCAGCTCGGTCAGCGCCTGATCAACGGTTCGGCCAAGAAACTCGCGGACGAGTTCTTCGCCAAATTTGCCGAGGCGGTGAAGGCGCAGGCTTAG
- the livM gene encoding high-affinity branched-chain amino acid ABC transporter permease LivM has product MIPFVAKRALASAFVALILFSLMIGVRTEAGPTGTLIYWTRFPELALTVAAVFIGSIVVELVRLWLSARETGPTPRWAAGIRSLAQRILVPALLIFTVLIPVIFYQQRYLLDLSILVLTYVMLGWGLNIVVGLAGLLDLGYVAFYAVGAYSYALLSTTFGLSFWVCLPLAGILASFWGMLLGFPVLRLRGDYLAIVTLAFGEIIRLVLLNWQDVTGGPNGISGIPRPTLFGIPLNADDDGLAALLGIEFSPTHRVVFLFYVILALALITNWATIRLRRLPIGRAWEALREDEVACRSLGINTVTTKLTAFALGAMFGGFAGAFFATRQGFISPESFSFQESALVLAIVVLGGMGSQLGVALAAAALIGGFELFRGFDQYRMLVFGGAMVFLMIWRPRGLIGHRSPTIYLKTRQAIAADLVKEGHG; this is encoded by the coding sequence ATCATCCCATTCGTCGCGAAACGGGCGCTAGCCAGCGCCTTCGTCGCCCTGATCCTGTTCTCGCTGATGATCGGCGTGCGGACCGAAGCCGGCCCGACCGGTACACTGATCTACTGGACACGCTTTCCCGAGCTCGCGCTCACCGTCGCCGCGGTCTTCATCGGCTCGATTGTCGTCGAACTGGTGCGGCTGTGGCTGAGCGCGCGCGAAACCGGCCCGACGCCGCGATGGGCAGCCGGAATCCGCAGCCTGGCGCAACGCATCCTGGTGCCGGCCCTCCTGATCTTCACCGTGCTGATCCCGGTGATCTTCTACCAGCAGCGCTACCTGCTCGACCTCTCCATCCTGGTCCTCACTTACGTGATGCTCGGCTGGGGACTGAATATCGTGGTCGGCCTCGCCGGGCTGCTCGACCTCGGCTATGTCGCGTTCTACGCCGTCGGCGCCTATTCCTACGCTCTGCTCTCCACCACCTTCGGCCTGTCGTTCTGGGTCTGTCTGCCGCTCGCCGGCATTCTCGCCTCCTTCTGGGGCATGCTGCTCGGCTTCCCGGTGCTGCGGCTGCGCGGCGACTACCTCGCCATCGTCACGCTGGCATTCGGCGAAATCATCCGCCTGGTGCTGCTCAACTGGCAGGACGTCACCGGCGGCCCCAACGGCATCAGCGGAATCCCGCGCCCGACGCTGTTCGGCATTCCGCTCAACGCGGACGATGACGGCCTCGCAGCACTGCTCGGCATCGAATTCTCCCCGACCCACCGCGTGGTCTTCCTCTTCTATGTCATTCTCGCGCTGGCGCTGATCACCAACTGGGCGACCATCCGGCTGCGGCGCCTGCCCATCGGCCGCGCCTGGGAGGCGCTGCGCGAGGACGAGGTCGCGTGCCGCTCGCTCGGCATCAACACCGTCACGACGAAGCTCACCGCCTTCGCCCTCGGCGCCATGTTCGGCGGCTTCGCCGGCGCCTTCTTCGCCACGCGCCAGGGGTTCATCAGCCCGGAGAGCTTCTCGTTCCAGGAATCGGCGCTGGTGCTCGCCATCGTCGTGCTCGGCGGCATGGGCTCGCAGCTCGGCGTGGCGCTCGCCGCTGCCGCCCTGATCGGCGGCTTCGAACTCTTCCGCGGCTTCGACCAGTACCGCATGCTGGTGTTCGGCGGCGCCATGGTGTTCCTGATGATCTGGCGCCCGCGCGGGCTGATCGGACACCGCTCGCCGACAATCTATCTCAAGACTCGCCAGGCGATCGCGGCCGACCTCGTCAAGGAAGGCCACGGATGA
- a CDS encoding (2Fe-2S)-binding protein has translation MAKISLIVNGTPVTGNVDPRTLLVQFLREHLHLTGTHVGCDTSQCGACVVHVDGKAVKSCTTLAVMVDGQNVTTIEGLAPEGGPLHPMQEAFREHHGLQCGFCTPGMIMTAVDMVQRKGNDLDDHTIREELEGNLCRCTGYHNIVESIAAGAKAMAKSA, from the coding sequence GTGGCCAAGATTTCCCTGATCGTGAACGGCACTCCAGTGACAGGCAATGTCGACCCGCGCACCCTGCTGGTCCAGTTCCTGCGTGAGCATCTGCACCTCACCGGCACCCATGTCGGCTGCGACACGTCACAATGCGGTGCCTGCGTCGTACATGTCGACGGCAAGGCGGTGAAGTCCTGCACCACGCTCGCCGTGATGGTGGACGGCCAGAACGTCACCACCATCGAAGGCCTTGCCCCGGAAGGAGGACCGCTGCATCCGATGCAGGAGGCCTTCCGTGAGCATCACGGTCTGCAGTGCGGCTTCTGCACCCCCGGCATGATCATGACCGCGGTCGATATGGTGCAGCGCAAGGGCAATGACCTCGACGACCATACCATCCGCGAGGAACTCGAAGGCAACCTCTGCCGGTGCACGGGGTACCACAACATCGTCGAATCGATCGCGGCCGGCGCCAAGGCGATGGCGAAGTCGGCTTGA